One segment of Niveibacterium microcysteis DNA contains the following:
- a CDS encoding phosphoglycerate kinase has protein sequence MTKLFIEDLDLAGKRALIRVDFNVPIKNGVVESDKRIRAALPTIRYALEKGASVVLMSHLGRPNGAKVAKYSIEPVAGRLQELLGKPVKFVNDCVGPEVEAVVNAMKPGDVTLVENVRFYLEEEGKAKDAAGNSVKATPEAVAAFRAALSRLGDVFINDAFGTAHRAHSSMVGVNLPRASGYLLKKELDFLGEAVNKPVRPLVAIIGGSKISGKIDVIEALLPKVDKLLIGGGMAFTFFKAQGLEVGKSLCENDKVELAKALIAKAGDKLELPIDTMITKKLDFDARTLDGLVEVDSTAIPADQEGVDIGSKTAARYAEIIRGAKTVLWNGPMGVFEIDESAKGTYAVAHALVEATAGGAITIVGGGDSVAAVEKAGLEDKVSHVSTGGGASLEFLEGKALPGVDALSDK, from the coding sequence ATGACCAAACTTTTCATCGAAGACCTCGACCTCGCCGGCAAGCGCGCCCTGATCCGTGTGGACTTCAATGTGCCGATCAAGAACGGCGTGGTTGAGAGCGACAAGCGCATCCGCGCTGCGCTGCCGACGATCCGCTACGCGCTGGAAAAGGGCGCTTCGGTGGTGCTGATGTCACACCTGGGCCGCCCGAACGGCGCCAAGGTCGCGAAGTACTCGATCGAGCCGGTGGCTGGGCGCCTGCAAGAGCTGCTGGGCAAGCCGGTGAAGTTCGTCAATGACTGCGTCGGCCCGGAAGTCGAAGCCGTTGTGAACGCAATGAAGCCGGGCGACGTGACCCTGGTCGAGAACGTTCGTTTCTACCTGGAAGAAGAAGGCAAGGCGAAGGATGCCGCTGGCAACAGCGTGAAGGCGACGCCGGAAGCCGTGGCTGCTTTCCGCGCCGCGCTGAGCCGCCTGGGCGATGTGTTCATCAACGACGCTTTCGGCACCGCGCACCGCGCGCACTCGTCGATGGTCGGCGTGAACCTGCCGCGCGCGTCGGGCTACCTGCTGAAGAAGGAGCTGGATTTCCTCGGCGAGGCCGTCAACAAGCCGGTGCGCCCGCTGGTCGCGATCATTGGTGGCTCGAAGATCTCGGGCAAGATCGACGTGATCGAAGCGCTGCTGCCGAAGGTCGACAAGCTGCTGATCGGTGGCGGCATGGCCTTCACCTTCTTTAAGGCGCAAGGCCTGGAAGTGGGCAAGTCGCTGTGCGAGAACGACAAGGTTGAACTCGCGAAGGCACTGATCGCGAAGGCCGGCGACAAGCTGGAACTGCCGATCGACACGATGATCACCAAGAAGCTGGACTTCGACGCCCGCACGCTGGATGGCCTGGTTGAAGTTGATTCGACCGCGATCCCGGCCGACCAGGAAGGCGTGGACATCGGCAGCAAGACCGCCGCGCGCTACGCCGAAATCATCCGTGGCGCGAAGACCGTGCTGTGGAACGGCCCGATGGGCGTGTTCGAAATCGACGAGTCGGCCAAGGGCACCTACGCCGTGGCGCACGCACTGGTTGAAGCCACCGCGGGCGGCGCGATCACCATCGTCGGCGGCGGCGACTCGGTTGCTGCAGTCGAGAAGGCCGGTCTGGAAGACAAGGTTTCGCACGTCTCCACCGGTGGCGGCGCATCGCTCGAATTCCTCGAAGGCAAGGCACTGCCGGGCGTGGATGCACTGAGCGACAAGTAA
- a CDS encoding glutamine--tRNA ligase/YqeY domain fusion protein produces the protein MSTPNDKNTPAAAPAANFLRNIIERDLEAGTYAHRNWAGSPGDAAHHGAGQPDPAKIRTRFPPEPNGYLHIGHAKSICLNFGLARDFGGVCHMRFDDTNPEKEEQEYVDSILDAVKWLGFGWEQNGTNHLFYASSYFEFMYRAAEALIERGHAYIDQQTPDEMRANRGTLTEPGKNSPWRDRSVEENLRLFREMRAGKHAEGSMILRAKIDMASPNINLRDPAIYRIRFAEHHATGNAWCIYPMYTFAHPIEDALERITHSICTLEFEDQRPFYDWLLEHLRDAGLLADPLPKQYEFARLNLTYIITSKRKLKQLVDEKIVDGWDDPRMPTIVGLRRRGYTPQSLQMLAERTGASKHNTWIDYSVLEGCLREDLEAKAPRAMAAIDPLKLKLTNWDDVIGAGKVEPCSAPAHPHHPEFGERKFNLTPELWIEREDFEEVPPKGFRRLFPGNMARLKYGFIIECTGCEKDAEGNVTAVLAKLVPDTKSGTPGADSIKVKGVITWVSASEGVATEVRLYDRLFTEAQPDAGGRDFLEALNPNSKRVITAYLEPGLAVAQPGDIFQFERHGYFVADRKDSVVGKPVFNLAVGLKDSWGK, from the coding sequence GTGAGCACGCCCAACGACAAGAACACCCCGGCCGCAGCGCCGGCCGCGAACTTCCTGCGCAACATCATCGAGCGCGACCTCGAAGCCGGCACCTACGCCCATCGCAACTGGGCGGGTTCGCCCGGCGATGCCGCCCATCACGGCGCCGGCCAGCCTGATCCGGCAAAGATCCGCACCCGCTTCCCGCCGGAGCCCAATGGCTATCTGCACATTGGCCATGCCAAGTCGATCTGCTTGAACTTCGGCCTGGCGCGTGATTTCGGCGGTGTCTGCCACATGCGCTTCGACGACACCAACCCGGAGAAGGAAGAGCAGGAATACGTCGACTCGATTCTCGATGCGGTGAAGTGGCTTGGTTTCGGCTGGGAGCAGAACGGCACCAACCACCTGTTCTACGCCAGCAGCTACTTCGAGTTCATGTACCGCGCGGCGGAAGCACTGATCGAGCGGGGCCACGCCTACATTGACCAGCAGACGCCGGACGAGATGCGCGCCAACCGCGGCACGCTGACCGAGCCGGGCAAGAATTCGCCCTGGCGTGATCGCTCGGTCGAAGAGAACTTGCGCCTGTTCCGCGAGATGCGCGCGGGCAAGCACGCCGAAGGCAGCATGATCCTGCGCGCCAAGATCGACATGGCCTCGCCGAACATCAACCTGCGCGACCCGGCGATCTACCGCATCCGCTTTGCCGAGCACCACGCCACCGGCAACGCCTGGTGCATCTACCCGATGTACACCTTCGCGCACCCGATCGAAGACGCGCTCGAACGCATCACGCACTCGATCTGCACGCTGGAGTTCGAAGACCAGCGCCCGTTCTACGACTGGCTGCTCGAACACCTGCGCGACGCAGGCCTGCTTGCCGACCCGCTGCCGAAGCAGTACGAATTCGCGCGGCTGAACCTCACCTACATCATCACCAGCAAGCGCAAGTTGAAGCAGCTGGTGGACGAGAAGATCGTCGATGGCTGGGATGACCCGCGCATGCCCACCATCGTCGGCCTGCGCCGCCGCGGCTACACGCCGCAGAGCCTGCAGATGCTCGCGGAGCGCACGGGTGCGAGCAAGCACAACACCTGGATTGACTATTCGGTGCTCGAAGGCTGCTTGCGTGAAGACCTCGAAGCCAAGGCGCCGCGCGCGATGGCCGCGATCGACCCGCTCAAGCTCAAGCTCACGAACTGGGACGACGTGATCGGCGCCGGCAAGGTCGAACCCTGCTCGGCCCCGGCCCATCCGCACCACCCGGAATTCGGCGAACGCAAGTTCAACCTCACGCCCGAGCTGTGGATCGAGCGCGAGGACTTCGAAGAAGTGCCACCCAAGGGCTTCCGCCGCCTTTTCCCCGGCAACATGGCGCGCCTGAAGTACGGCTTCATCATCGAATGCACCGGCTGCGAGAAGGATGCCGAAGGCAATGTGACGGCCGTGCTGGCCAAGCTGGTGCCGGACACCAAGAGCGGCACGCCGGGCGCCGACAGCATCAAGGTCAAGGGCGTCATCACCTGGGTCTCGGCCTCGGAAGGCGTGGCAACCGAAGTGCGCCTCTACGACCGCCTGTTCACCGAAGCCCAGCCAGACGCTGGCGGCCGCGACTTCCTCGAAGCGCTGAACCCGAACTCCAAGCGCGTGATCACCGCCTACCTAGAACCGGGCCTCGCCGTCGCGCAGCCGGGCGACATCTTCCAGTTCGAACGCCACGGCTACTTTGTTGCCGACCGCAAGGATTCGGTGGTGGGCAAGCCGGTTTTCAACCTGGCGGTTGGGCTGAAGGACAGCTGGGGTAAGTGA
- the crcB gene encoding fluoride efflux transporter CrcB, producing the protein MLYSILAISLGAAAGAVLRWLLGTSLNALFPTVPPGTLAANLIGGYLIGVAIVFFADQPGLAPEWRLFVITGFLGGLTTFSTFSAEVTTLLQQGRLAWALGAVSIHVAGSLLMTLAGMASVGLLKRL; encoded by the coding sequence ATGCTGTATTCGATTCTTGCGATCAGCCTTGGCGCCGCCGCCGGCGCGGTGTTGCGCTGGCTGCTCGGCACCTCGCTCAACGCGCTGTTTCCCACGGTGCCGCCGGGCACGCTGGCGGCCAATCTGATCGGCGGTTATCTGATCGGCGTGGCGATCGTGTTCTTCGCCGATCAGCCGGGCCTCGCCCCCGAATGGCGGCTGTTCGTGATCACCGGCTTCCTTGGTGGCTTGACCACTTTCTCCACCTTTTCGGCCGAAGTTACCACCCTGCTGCAGCAGGGGCGGCTCGCCTGGGCGCTCGGCGCGGTGTCGATCCACGTGGCCGGTTCGCTGTTGATGACGCTCGCCGGCATGGCCAGCGTCGGGCTGCTCAAACGCTTGTAA
- a CDS encoding putative bifunctional diguanylate cyclase/phosphodiesterase, with protein MTPVIASARVLVVDDDLTTRSIAMAALKDAGFEPFEASDGVEALERFTELQPELILLDLMMPRLDGFETARRLRRTPGGERVPVIVMTGLEDSGAIEQAYQAGATDFISKPINWMLLRHRILYVLRSARAMDELAKSESNLADAQRIARLGSWEWHLREGYVRRSEQFFALFGDDPVAFPPAMDAVLERVYPQDRTIVREAYSQGKRGQPFRIEYRIVRHDGALRTVLEQAEPIAASDGAVTRLQGTTQDITEQVEAEKRIRYLAYYDSLTGLPNRQYCRELLKQTLRRATRARHWVAAMVVDVDRFGRINESLGQSVGDQVLQVVARRLSEAVAALPGREDTRSTAAVVARIGGDQFVVFVDGAPAGESPEAISARLLDAVRKPILLSATEVALTASIGLAVFPEHADDADALLKCADMAVSLAKRENRDAVRSFSQDLRVAAELRLALENEMRKALEQGEFELHFQPVISWPEGTVLAAEALIRWRHPKRGLLAPGEFIPLAEETGLIVEIGEWGLQAACKQMAAWVAQGVAPHAVAVNLSGISFRHVRLLSAVSSALAAAGLPANRLELEMTESVLMRDVELTYEILAELKRMGVRLMVDDFGTGYSSLAYLKRFPIDVLKIDRSFVKDLDRDSSDAAITSAVMAMSQELGLAVVAEGVETEAQAAALARRGCKAMQGFLFARPLPAADFIEWTQRGWPRAMKSA; from the coding sequence ATGACGCCGGTCATAGCCAGCGCCCGTGTGCTGGTCGTCGATGACGACCTCACCACGCGCTCGATCGCGATGGCCGCGCTCAAGGACGCCGGATTCGAGCCCTTTGAGGCCAGCGATGGCGTTGAAGCACTCGAACGCTTTACCGAGCTGCAGCCCGAACTGATCCTGCTTGACCTGATGATGCCGCGGCTCGACGGCTTCGAGACCGCGCGTCGCCTGCGCCGCACGCCGGGTGGCGAACGCGTGCCGGTGATCGTGATGACCGGGCTGGAAGATTCCGGCGCGATCGAACAGGCCTACCAGGCCGGCGCGACCGATTTCATCTCCAAACCGATCAACTGGATGCTGCTGCGCCACCGCATCCTCTACGTGCTGCGCTCGGCGCGCGCGATGGATGAACTGGCCAAGAGCGAATCCAACCTGGCCGATGCACAGCGCATTGCACGCCTGGGCAGCTGGGAATGGCATCTGCGCGAAGGCTATGTGCGGCGCTCGGAGCAGTTCTTCGCACTCTTCGGCGACGACCCGGTAGCCTTCCCGCCGGCGATGGATGCGGTGCTTGAACGCGTCTATCCGCAGGATCGCACGATCGTGCGCGAGGCCTACTCGCAGGGCAAGCGTGGCCAACCCTTCCGCATTGAATACCGCATCGTGCGGCACGATGGCGCGCTGCGCACGGTACTGGAACAAGCCGAACCGATCGCCGCATCGGACGGCGCAGTGACCCGCCTGCAGGGCACGACGCAGGACATCACCGAACAGGTCGAGGCCGAGAAGCGTATCCGCTACCTCGCCTACTACGACAGCCTCACCGGGCTACCCAACCGCCAGTACTGTCGCGAACTGCTGAAGCAGACGCTGCGTCGCGCCACGCGTGCCCGCCACTGGGTGGCGGCGATGGTGGTCGATGTCGACCGATTCGGCCGCATCAACGAAAGCCTCGGCCAGAGCGTCGGCGACCAGGTTTTGCAGGTCGTCGCGCGGCGGCTGTCCGAAGCCGTCGCAGCCCTGCCCGGCCGCGAAGACACCCGCTCCACCGCCGCGGTGGTCGCGCGCATCGGCGGCGACCAGTTCGTCGTCTTCGTCGACGGCGCGCCGGCCGGTGAATCACCCGAAGCGATCAGCGCGCGCCTGCTCGACGCAGTGCGCAAGCCGATCCTGCTATCGGCCACCGAAGTCGCACTGACCGCCAGCATCGGCCTCGCCGTGTTCCCCGAGCATGCCGACGATGCCGACGCCCTGCTCAAGTGCGCAGACATGGCGGTGAGCCTCGCAAAGCGCGAGAACCGCGACGCGGTGCGTTCCTTCTCGCAGGATCTGCGTGTCGCCGCCGAATTGCGACTGGCGCTCGAAAACGAAATGCGCAAGGCCCTCGAACAGGGCGAATTCGAGTTGCACTTCCAGCCGGTCATTTCCTGGCCGGAAGGCACCGTACTCGCGGCCGAGGCGCTGATCCGCTGGCGCCACCCGAAGCGCGGCCTGCTCGCGCCGGGCGAGTTCATTCCGCTTGCGGAAGAAACCGGGCTCATCGTCGAGATCGGCGAATGGGGCCTGCAGGCCGCTTGCAAGCAGATGGCAGCCTGGGTTGCGCAAGGCGTGGCGCCGCATGCCGTTGCGGTGAACCTGTCGGGCATCAGCTTCCGCCATGTGCGACTGCTGTCGGCCGTCAGCAGCGCGCTGGCCGCTGCCGGCCTGCCGGCAAACCGGCTCGAACTGGAAATGACCGAGAGCGTGCTGATGCGCGACGTGGAACTCACCTACGAGATCCTCGCCGAGCTCAAACGCATGGGCGTGCGGCTGATGGTGGACGACTTCGGCACCGGCTATTCGTCGCTCGCCTACCTCAAGCGCTTCCCGATCGATGTACTGAAGATCGACCGCTCCTTCGTCAAGGATCTGGATCGCGACAGCTCGGATGCCGCGATCACGTCGGCGGTGATGGCGATGTCGCAGGAACTGGGGCTCGCCGTGGTGGCCGAGGGCGTTGAAACCGAAGCGCAGGCCGCTGCATTGGCGCGGCGCGGCTGCAAGGCGATGCAGGGCTTCCTGTTCGCACGCCCGCTGCCTGCGGCCGACTTCATCGAGTGGACCCAACGCGGCTGGCCGCGTGCGATGAAGTCCGCCTGA
- a CDS encoding DUF190 domain-containing protein — MQGVLLNFYTEQNRKHHGRPLADWLLDEARRLGVTGATVLHAAEGFGRAGRLHAAHFFELADQPVEVSMAVSPADADRVMARLREEGIKLFYVRIPVEFGTTAD; from the coding sequence ATGCAAGGCGTGCTGCTGAACTTCTACACCGAACAGAACCGCAAGCATCACGGCCGCCCGCTCGCCGACTGGTTGCTCGACGAGGCGCGCCGCCTCGGCGTAACGGGCGCTACGGTGCTGCACGCGGCCGAAGGCTTTGGCCGCGCGGGGCGGCTCCACGCCGCGCACTTCTTCGAACTCGCCGACCAGCCGGTGGAGGTTTCGATGGCCGTCTCGCCAGCGGATGCCGATCGCGTGATGGCGCGCCTGCGCGAGGAAGGCATCAAGCTCTTCTACGTGCGGATCCCGGTGGAGTTCGGCACCACGGCCGACTAG
- a CDS encoding TfoX/Sxy family protein, whose amino-acid sequence MSPTASPDATPDALRNLGPRSREMLAAAGIHSIADLTARGAVRAWDDVRRAGQPASLNLLWALVGALDGRDWRDVARNDRLDLLMQIEAIAEARKALSDQDTDAP is encoded by the coding sequence ATGTCACCCACTGCTTCGCCCGACGCCACGCCTGATGCCTTGCGCAACCTCGGCCCGCGCTCACGCGAGATGCTGGCTGCGGCGGGCATTCACTCGATCGCGGACCTGACCGCGCGCGGCGCCGTGCGGGCTTGGGACGATGTGCGGCGGGCGGGCCAGCCGGCCAGCCTGAATCTGCTGTGGGCGCTGGTCGGCGCGCTGGACGGCCGCGACTGGCGCGATGTGGCGCGGAACGACCGCCTCGACCTGCTGATGCAGATCGAGGCCATCGCAGAAGCGCGCAAGGCGCTATCGGATCAGGACACCGACGCGCCCTGA
- a CDS encoding DUF2087 domain-containing protein encodes MSRTTLPYYADDISALARSLARQLAEIDGPPGHLQLLNALSRATGYRNYQSYRAEHRHTVPTARPQPEAPPPPKDQTALLRYFDASGRLLRWPTKAGHRLPCVLGVWAQLPARIAMNERDVNGWIQAALGFEDYVLIRRELVNHGLLARTPDGRVYRRVEQPVPDAHAALVSDICRRARPLAQGASVS; translated from the coding sequence GTGTCCCGTACTACCCTGCCTTACTACGCCGACGACATCTCGGCACTCGCCCGTTCGCTTGCTCGCCAGCTTGCCGAGATCGACGGGCCACCCGGCCATCTGCAGTTGCTCAACGCACTGTCGCGCGCTACCGGCTATCGCAACTACCAGAGCTATCGCGCGGAACACCGCCACACGGTGCCGACAGCGCGGCCGCAACCGGAAGCACCGCCCCCGCCGAAGGACCAGACGGCGCTGCTGCGCTACTTTGATGCGAGCGGTCGCCTGCTGCGTTGGCCCACCAAAGCCGGCCACCGCTTGCCGTGCGTGCTCGGCGTGTGGGCGCAACTGCCTGCGCGCATTGCGATGAATGAGCGCGACGTGAACGGCTGGATCCAGGCTGCGCTGGGGTTCGAGGACTATGTGCTGATTCGGCGCGAGCTGGTCAATCATGGCCTGCTGGCCCGCACGCCGGATGGCCGCGTCTATCGCCGCGTCGAGCAACCGGTACCGGACGCCCATGCGGCGCTGGTGTCGGATATCTGCCGCCGCGCGCGCCCGCTTGCTCAGGGCGCGTCGGTGTCCTGA
- a CDS encoding class I SAM-dependent methyltransferase, with amino-acid sequence MTNHLLADDSADHFSPLAQGYVLFRPRYPRSLYDYLLAWVPHHKLAWDVGCGSGQATLDLAERFDHVVGTDISEAQIAAAPSHPRVEWRVAPAEASGLADASVDLITCAQSLHWFPLDAFYAEANRVLVPGGMIAAWTYGTVEVDHEAIDALVQAFRTETLGALWNPEREHVDTRYARLAFPFEEIQTPPYTLSVQWTLAQLLGYLRSWSACGRYVAMYGSDPTEALTQKLLAVWGHPQDTVSISWPLTLRIGRKA; translated from the coding sequence ATGACCAATCATTTGCTGGCCGACGATTCGGCTGATCATTTCTCGCCCTTGGCGCAGGGCTATGTGTTGTTCCGGCCGCGCTATCCGCGGTCGCTCTACGACTACCTGCTGGCCTGGGTGCCGCACCACAAGCTGGCGTGGGACGTCGGGTGTGGCAGCGGGCAGGCGACGCTGGATCTGGCAGAGCGCTTCGACCATGTGGTCGGCACCGACATCAGCGAGGCGCAGATTGCCGCCGCGCCGAGCCATCCGCGCGTTGAATGGCGCGTTGCGCCCGCCGAGGCGAGTGGCCTTGCCGACGCCAGCGTCGACCTGATTACCTGCGCGCAGTCGCTGCACTGGTTCCCGCTTGATGCGTTCTACGCCGAAGCCAATCGCGTGCTTGTGCCGGGCGGCATGATTGCGGCCTGGACCTACGGCACGGTGGAAGTCGACCACGAAGCGATCGACGCGCTGGTGCAGGCGTTCCGCACCGAAACCTTGGGCGCCCTTTGGAACCCCGAACGCGAGCATGTGGATACGCGCTACGCGCGACTCGCCTTTCCATTCGAAGAAATCCAGACCCCGCCCTACACCTTGTCGGTGCAGTGGACGCTGGCGCAACTTCTAGGCTATCTGCGCAGCTGGTCGGCCTGCGGGCGCTATGTGGCGATGTATGGCAGCGACCCGACCGAGGCGCTGACGCAGAAGCTGCTGGCCGTCTGGGGCCATCCGCAGGACACCGTGTCGATCAGCTGGCCGCTGACGCTGCGTATCGGGCGCAAGGCCTGA
- a CDS encoding DUF3379 family protein, producing MNAPTEMNCLAYRRAKLADPQRISAEARAHEAGCDACRLFARRIDAQEARIARVLDVPVPEGLDERILLAVSGRRQMPWRAWAVAASVVLSIGLGVSVWQGHGRYDAPRFAIEHVMHEPESFSTARLADPDQFRAVLAHFGGELTHSLGHVRYMKLCPGPEGTGWHVVLDTDKGMVSLFLIPGDKVHVPQTGTMQGYRALAEPAGRGHIAIVAENDAAVAAMAAAVRDNVRWKI from the coding sequence ATGAACGCGCCCACTGAAATGAACTGCCTCGCGTACCGGCGCGCGAAACTCGCCGATCCGCAACGCATCTCCGCCGAAGCCCGCGCCCACGAAGCCGGCTGCGACGCTTGCCGCCTGTTTGCGCGCCGCATCGACGCACAGGAGGCGCGAATCGCCCGTGTGCTGGATGTGCCGGTGCCGGAAGGTCTCGACGAGCGCATCCTGCTCGCCGTCAGCGGCCGCCGCCAGATGCCCTGGCGTGCCTGGGCCGTGGCGGCGTCGGTGGTGCTGAGCATCGGGCTTGGTGTTTCGGTGTGGCAGGGGCACGGCCGTTACGACGCGCCGCGTTTTGCGATCGAGCATGTGATGCACGAGCCGGAATCCTTCTCCACCGCGCGCTTGGCCGACCCCGATCAGTTCCGCGCAGTGCTCGCGCATTTCGGCGGCGAGCTGACGCACTCGCTCGGTCATGTGCGCTACATGAAGCTGTGCCCGGGGCCGGAAGGTACCGGCTGGCATGTGGTGCTGGATACCGACAAGGGCATGGTGTCGCTGTTCCTGATTCCGGGTGACAAGGTGCATGTGCCACAGACTGGCACGATGCAGGGCTACCGCGCGCTTGCCGAACCTGCCGGGCGCGGGCATATCGCGATCGTGGCCGAGAACGATGCGGCTGTTGCGGCGATGGCGGCTGCGGTGCGCGACAACGTGCGCTGGAAGATCTGA
- a CDS encoding GNAT family N-acetyltransferase: MSNSLIVRPLSDSDDLVALTHDVIRAGYASQAARGLRYWATHQSPEDTAARFAAGHGLVAEANGSIVGTITSRPPQPTSDVERYRDPKVWTLCQFAVTPAFKGQGIGRALHAVALALAVEHGAASMMIDTAAPATDLIDMYRRWGYVEVGTHDWRPKTNYLSVLMRRDLL; this comes from the coding sequence ATGAGCAATTCGCTGATCGTCCGCCCGCTAAGTGATTCCGATGATCTCGTCGCCCTGACGCACGACGTCATCCGCGCTGGCTATGCCAGTCAGGCGGCGCGGGGGTTGCGTTACTGGGCGACACATCAGTCACCCGAAGATACCGCCGCGCGATTCGCTGCCGGACATGGCCTGGTGGCGGAAGCCAACGGCAGCATCGTTGGCACCATCACCTCTCGGCCGCCGCAGCCTACGTCCGACGTCGAGCGCTACCGCGATCCAAAGGTCTGGACGCTGTGCCAGTTCGCGGTGACGCCCGCCTTCAAGGGGCAGGGTATCGGCCGCGCGCTGCACGCAGTGGCTTTGGCGTTGGCTGTCGAGCACGGCGCCGCCTCGATGATGATCGATACCGCGGCGCCGGCGACCGATCTGATCGATATGTATCGGCGTTGGGGTTACGTCGAGGTCGGCACGCACGACTGGCGGCCCAAGACGAACTATCTCAGTGTGTTGATGCGGCGGGATCTTCTCTAG
- a CDS encoding sigma-70 family RNA polymerase sigma factor, whose amino-acid sequence MLLMLRQRHFERVVRAYSADLYRFAFWLCRDRFVAEELVQETCTRAWNAWESLRDKDNPKPWLLQILRNEHARLYERKQFDYADEAPEDLDLPAEHSPIALYEMEQLIGSLPLSLREPFLLQTLGGFSCAEIAQQLDTTEGAIMVRLTRARQALRGLLEGTPADQKRGHA is encoded by the coding sequence ATGCTGCTGATGCTTCGCCAACGCCATTTCGAACGTGTGGTCCGTGCCTATAGCGCGGATCTCTATCGCTTCGCCTTCTGGCTCTGCCGTGACCGCTTCGTTGCCGAGGAGTTGGTGCAGGAGACTTGCACCCGCGCATGGAACGCATGGGAAAGCCTGCGCGACAAGGACAATCCGAAGCCCTGGCTGTTACAGATCCTGCGCAACGAGCATGCACGACTCTACGAGCGCAAGCAGTTCGACTATGCCGACGAGGCGCCGGAAGATCTCGACCTGCCGGCCGAGCATTCGCCGATCGCGCTCTATGAGATGGAACAACTGATCGGCAGCCTGCCCTTGTCGCTGCGCGAACCCTTTCTGCTGCAGACGCTGGGCGGGTTTTCGTGTGCCGAGATCGCGCAGCAACTGGACACCACCGAAGGGGCCATCATGGTCAGGTTGACCCGCGCGCGTCAGGCGTTGCGCGGTTTGCTGGAGGGCACGCCGGCCGATCAGAAAAGAGGACACGCATGA